The genomic stretch TCGTGATCTATCTGTCGATCCGCTTCGAATGGAAATTTGCCGTGGCGGGCGTGATCGCCAACCTGCACGACGTCGTGATCATCCTGGGCTTCTTCGCCTTCTTCCAGTGGGAGTTCTCGCTGTCGGTGCTGGCGGGGGTGCTGGCGGTGCTGGGCTATTCGGTCAACGAATCCGTGGTGATTTTCGACCGGATCCGCGAAGCGTTCCGCAAGTACCGCAAGATGAACACGCACGAGGTGATCGATCATGCGATTACCAGCACCATCTCGCGCACGATCATCACCCACGGCTCAACCGAAATGATGGTGGTGTCGATGCTGGTGTTCGGCGGCCCGACGCTGCACTACTTTGCCGTGGCCCTGACGATCGGTATTCTGTTCGGCATCTACTCGTCGGTGTTTGTGGCCGCTGCGCTCTGCATGTGGCTGGGCGTCAAGCGCGAAGACTTGGTCAAGTCGGAGAAGAAGGCCGGCGGCCCGAAGGAAGACGATCCGAATTTCGGCGCGCAGGTCTGAAGACGCTGCCGCCCAATGCCCGAGGATGCATTCCTCCGGGCAACAAAAAAGCCCCGCAATTGCGGGGCTTTTTCTTGAACTGGTGATCGCCTGGCTTACTGCTGTGCGACGTTGGCGTCTTGCTTGATGCCTTCGACCTGGATCTTCAGCTTGGTTTCCATGTTGAAACCGTAGGCCTTGCCGTAATCGACGCCGAAGTCATCGCGCTTGAAGGTCATCTCGGCATCGGCGCCGCAGACTTCACGCTTGAGCATCGGATGCTGAATGCACTTGAACGCGTCGATTTGCAGCTTGGCCGGCTTGGTCACACCGTGCAGCGTCAGTTGGCCTTCAGCTTCGGTCGGCACGTCGCCCTTGAACTTCGTGAAGTTGCCCTTGAACGTGGCGGTCGGGTACTTGGCCACGTCGAAGATCTCGGCGCTCTTCGCGTGCTCGTTCATCTTGGCAAGACCGAAGTCAATGCTGTCGGTCTGCACGGTCACGTCAATGCTCCCGGTCTTGGCGGCGCGATCCAGCGTCACGGTGCCGCTGGACTTTTCGAACTTGCCACGCCACTTCGACAGACCGCCCATGTGGTCGGCTTCAAAGCTCGGGTACGTATGGCTCGGGTCGAGCTGGTACGTAGCGGGGGCGGCAAATGCGGCGGTGGCAGCAACGGCCGACAGTGCGGCAACGAGGGTACGCAATTTCATGAAAACTCCTGCGAAATAAAGGCGGCAAACGAGGGCCGGGAAAACGTTGGGATGAGACACTACCGATTACTTCTTGGCAATGACGACGCGGAACTTGATCGTCACGTCGTCGGAGACGACCGACGTGTCTTTCCATTCACCGTCACCTACCTTGAATGCATTGCGCTTGACCGGGAATGCGCCTTCAAAGACCTGATTGGCGCCTTCTTGCTTGAACGTGACGGGTGCGGTGACATCCTGCGTGATGCCCTTGATGGTCAGCTTCCCGACCACGTCCACCTTGCCGCCCGCACCGGGCTTGAACGCCGACGACACGAACGTGGCCTTCGGGTACTTGGCGGTGTCGAACCAGTCCTTCTTCTTCAGTTCGTCGTTGTATTCCTTGCTGCCCACGTCGACGCTGGTGACATCGATGTCGACCTTCGCCGTCGAGGCCGCCACGTTGGCCGGGTTGTAATTGACGGCGGCATCGAACTTGCCGAACTTGATGTCCATCGGTACACCGAGTTGCTTGCCGGTGGCGGTGACGCTGCTCTTGGCGGCATCCACCTGGGCGATGGCCGATACCGATACGGCAGCGATCGACAGCGCGCCGGCTGCAACCAGGGCGATGGCGCGGGGGCGCACAACACGTTTCATCATCAGACTCCTTCAGTCAGGCCGGATCATGCCGGCAGTCTTGGTCGGGACGGACAGGCGGGCGCACCGGCACGCACCGTGCACCCACGCATTGGGAAATCAGCGGAGGAAAGGCACCATGCGACGCAGCGTGCCATCACGATCGACGACGTGATGCTTGAGCGCAGCCAGGATGTGCACCGCGACGATGGCCGCCATGGTCCAGTTCAGCCATTCGTGCGCCATGCCGAAGATGTCCTTTAGCGCATCGCTCTTGTCGAACGGCATCGGCAGCTCCCACAGGCCAAGATAGACAACCTTCACGCCAGCCGCGACGCTCAGCAGATAGCCGGTCAGCGGCACTGCCAGAATCAACAGATACAACCCCACGTGCGCGGCTTCCGCGGCGGCGTGTTGCCACTTCGGCATGCCCGGCACGGGGCCCGGCGCGGGATGCGTCAAGCGCCACAGCACGCGCAGCACAGCAAGAATCAGCACCGTGATGCCGATCCATTTGTGATACGAGAACAGTTTCAGCTTGGTGGGCGTAAAGCCTGGGATATCGGTCATGTACAGACCGAGCCCGAAGGCCGCGAAGATCAGCAGCGCGATGATCCAGTGCATCGCAATCGCCGGCTTGGTATAGGCGCCGGGGTCAGCGGCGCCGCGCATGGCGGGATTCGAGTGGGCGGCTTGTGACATCGGTTCTCTCGGTGTTTTGGAGCGCTCAGTTGGCGGCGCCTGCGGGTAAGACCACGGGGCCAAGCGATTGTGCATTATTTGCGCGATCCGACTGGGCAAGTCGGCGCTAAGTTCACGAACCGATTCAAATTTTTTGATTGATCTGGCAGCTTTCTGGCAACGGCGCGGTTGAGCGTTCTGCGGAGCGCACCAAACAAAACGGCCCGCCCTCGGATTCGAGAGCGGGCCGTTCTTCAGAAGGCACCACCAAATTTTTGCAACAATCAGGCGATACGGCGGGCCAGTTCCTCAGCTTTGCCGATGTAGCTGGCCGGCGTCATGTCCAACAGCAGCTTGCGGGCGTCTTCGGGAATCGCCAGCGTGCCAATGAATTCACGCAACGCTTCGCGCGAAATGCCCTTGCCGCGCGTCAGTTCCTTGAGCTGCTCGTACGGGTTGGCGATGCCGTACCGACGCATCACGGTCTGCACCGGCTCGGCCAGCACTTCCCAGCAGGCATCCAGGTCTTCCGCCAGTCGTGCGGGGTTCGTTTCCAGCTTGCCGAGGCCGCGCAGGCAGGCGTCGTAGGCGAGCAGGCTGTAGCCGAACGCCACGCCGATATTGCGCAGCACCGTCGAATCCGTCAGGTCGCGCTGCCAGCGCGACACCGGCAGCTTTTCCGACAGGTGGCGCAGCACCGCGTTGGCCAGGCCGACGTTGCCTTCGGAATTTTCAAAGTCGATCGGGTTGACCTTGTGCGGCATGGTCGACGAGCCGATTTCGCCCGCCTTGGTCTTCTGCTTGAAGTAGCCTTGCGAGATGTAGCCCCAGACGTCGCGGTCCAGATCCAGGATGATCGTGTTGGCGCGCGCCACGGCGTCGAACAGCTCGGCCATGTAGTCGTGCGGCTCGATTTGGATGGTGTACGGATTGAACGTCAGGCCCAGGCGCGTTTCGATCACGTTCTTCGAGAAGGCCTCCCAGTCCAGCGACGGATATGCGGACAGGTGCGCGTTGTAGTTACCCACCGCGCCGTTCATCTTGCCCAGCAGTTCGACTGCTTCGATGCGGCGGATGGCGCGGTCCAGGCGGGCGGCCACGTTGGCCATTTCCTTGCCCAGCGTGGTCGGGCTGGCCGGCTGGCCGTGCGTGCGGGACAGCATCGGCACGTCGGCGTTGGCATGCGCCAGCTCCACCAGGCGAGCCTGAACGCGGCGCAGCGTCGGCACGATCACCGTGTCGCGGGCGCCCTTGAGCATCATGCCGTGCGACGTGTTGTTGATGTCTTCCGACGTGCAGGCGAAGTGGATGAATTCGCTGGCGGCTTCCAGCTCGGCGTTGCCGCGCACGCGCTCCTTCATCCAGTACTCAACGGCCTTCACGTCGTGGTTGGTGACGGCTTCGATTTCTTTGATACGGGCGGCGTCTGCCTCGGCAAAGTTCTCGACCAGCGCCAGCAGTGCGCCCTCGGCAGCAGCCGAGAAACGCGGGATCTCGGCCAGCCCGGCCTGCGACAAGGCGATCAGCCAGTGCACCTCCACCTTCACGCGGTTGCGCATGAAAGCGGCTTCCGACAGCCACTCGCGCAGCGGATCGGCCTTGGCAGCGTAGCGGCCATCGATGGGAGACAGAGCGGTCAGGGCGGAAAGCGACGACATGGCAGGCGGGAAAAAATGTGAAGGGAATCTCAATCCGGACAACCCGGACGCGGCATTGCGCGTTCAACCAAGGTGCATACGCGCACCCAAGCGAGCCCGCGATTTTACCACCCGGCACCTGCCTTTCACGGCCAATCCGGCTTAGAGCAAGCCTCCGTTTGGTTGAGTTGGGCTCAGGCGCCGCCCAACGCACTCGGGGAAGTGCGCGGCTATACTTCCGCCTCCAACATGACAAGCCTATGAAACTGATCGGATCGCACGCCAGCCCGTACACCCGCAAGGTGCGCGTGGTCCTGGCTGAAAAGAAAATCGACTACCAGTTCGTGCTGGAAGACGTGTGGAGCGCAGCTACGCAGATCCACCAGTTCAACCCGCTCGGCAAGGTCCCCTGCCTGGTGATGGACGACGGCGGCGCCCTGTTCGACTCGCGCGTGATTGCCGAATACGCGGATACGCTATCGCCGGTGGCGCGCCTCATTCCGCCATCAAGCCGTGAACGCGTGGAGGTGCGCTGCTGGGAGGCGCTGGCCGACGGCCTGCTCGACGCCGCGCTCATGCTGCGCATTGAACACACGCAGCGCACGCCGGAGCAGCGCAGCGAAACGTGGCTTGCACGCCAAAGCCACAAGATCGATCAGGCGCTGCAAGCCATGTCGCAAGGCCTGGCCGACAAGACCTGGTGCAACGGAAACCATCTGACGCTGGCCGACATCGCGGTCGGCTGCGCGCTTGCCTACCTGGATTTCCGCCAGCCGCAGATCGACTGGCGCGAGCGTCACGCGAACCTTGCCACGTTCTACGCACGCATGGAAAAACGGCCGAGTTTCATGGAAACCCAGCCGCAGTAATCGATGGCAATAGTCCAAGGTTACACAGCCACCGGATCAAACCGTTCGGCCTGGGCCATCGGCCAGTAGCGTTCATAGAGTTGATAGCGGTACCGCCCGGCCAGCAGATCGCCGGGTTCCAGGTATTTGAGCAGCGTGGACAACAACTGCACCTCGTTGCCAGACACGCGCCGCACGATGTGGTGCGCGCGGAAATCCGCCGGATGCTGCAAGCCCGCCGCCTGCGTCAGTTCCAGCAGCGCATGCAGCGTGTGCGCGTGATATTGATGCACGCGTTCCGCTTTGTCGGGCACCACCAGCGCTTTCTGCCGAGACGGGTCCTGTGTCGCCACGCCGGTCGGGCAACGGTCGGTGTGGCACTTCTGCGCCTGGATGCAGCCCAGCGCAAACATGAAGCCGCGCGCAGCGTTGCACCAGTCGGCGCCCATTGCCAGCGTACGGGCGACGTCAAACGCCGTGACGATCTTGCCTGACGCGCCGATCTTGATCTTGTCGCGCAGGTTGGTGCCCACGAGCGTGTTGTGCACCAGCAGCAGCCCTTCCTGCAGCGGCGTGCCGACGTGGTCGGTAAATTCCAGCGGAGCCGCGCCCGTACCGCCCTCCGCGCCGTCGACAACGATGAAATCCGGCAGGATGCCCGAGTCCAGCATTGCCTTGACGATGCCGAAGAACTCCCACGGATGGCCGATGCACAGCTTGAAGCCGGTCGGCTTGCCGCCCGACAGCGTACGCAGACGATCGACGAACTGCAGCAAACCCAGCGGCGTGCTGAACTCCGAATGTGCCGCCGGCGAGATGCAGTCCTTGCCGATCTGAATGCCGCGCGTGGCGGCAATCTCGGGCGTGACCTTGGCGGCGGGCAATACGCCGCCGTGCCCCGGCTTGGCGCCCTGCGAAAGCTTCACCTCAATCATCTTCACCTGCGGGCTGCGCGCCTGCTCGGCAAAGCGGTCCGGATCGAAGCGGCCGTCGGCGTCACGGCAGCCAAAATAGCCCGACGCCACTTCCCAGATCAGGTCGCCGCCCTCTGCGCGGTGGTATGGCGAGATCGAACCCTCGCCCGTGTCATGGATGAAGTTGCCAAGCTTCGCACCGCGATTGAGCGCGCGAATGGCATTGCCCGACAGTGCGCCGAAGCTCATCGCCGAGATATTGAACACCGACATCGAATACGGCTTGGCGCGCCCTTCGCCCACCATCACGCGAAAGTCCGACGAGGCAATGCGCGTAGGCGCCAACGAATGGCCAATCCACTCGTGCCCGGCCACCTTCACATCAACTTCGGTGCCGAACGGACGGCTATCGACTTCGCCCTTGGCGCGCTGGTAAACGATGCTGCGCTGGGCGCGCGAAAACGGCTTCTCGTCCGTGTCGTCTTCAACGAAGTACTGGCGGATTTCCGGGCGAATGAACTCGAACAGGAAGCGGAAATGGCCCCAGAGCGGGTAGTTGCGCAGCACCGAATGGCGCGTCTGCGTGACGTCGTGCACGCCCAGGATGACGAACAGGCCCGGGATGACCGCGCACACCCAATGCAGACGCCCCGCTATCGCAAAGCCGGCGGTGACGGCAAACAGCAGCACAACGCCCGCAAAGGCCCAGTAACGACGTGGCAGCATGACCAACCCTGTGGAGACGAATCAGGGCGCAAGCTTAAACGAGTGCCGCAACCGCCGCAGCCACCACAACGCAGTGTTGCGAAAACCGCTTAGGCGATCGCCTTTTCGGCGACAGCCGGCTCAGCTGCCGAAATAATGCCGCCGCCCAGGCAGACCTCGCCGTCGTACAGCACGGCGGACTGG from Ralstonia pickettii encodes the following:
- a CDS encoding YceI family protein — its product is MKLRTLVAALSAVAATAAFAAPATYQLDPSHTYPSFEADHMGGLSKWRGKFEKSSGTVTLDRAAKTGSIDVTVQTDSIDFGLAKMNEHAKSAEIFDVAKYPTATFKGNFTKFKGDVPTEAEGQLTLHGVTKPAKLQIDAFKCIQHPMLKREVCGADAEMTFKRDDFGVDYGKAYGFNMETKLKIQVEGIKQDANVAQQ
- a CDS encoding FMN-binding glutamate synthase family protein yields the protein MLPRRYWAFAGVVLLFAVTAGFAIAGRLHWVCAVIPGLFVILGVHDVTQTRHSVLRNYPLWGHFRFLFEFIRPEIRQYFVEDDTDEKPFSRAQRSIVYQRAKGEVDSRPFGTEVDVKVAGHEWIGHSLAPTRIASSDFRVMVGEGRAKPYSMSVFNISAMSFGALSGNAIRALNRGAKLGNFIHDTGEGSISPYHRAEGGDLIWEVASGYFGCRDADGRFDPDRFAEQARSPQVKMIEVKLSQGAKPGHGGVLPAAKVTPEIAATRGIQIGKDCISPAAHSEFSTPLGLLQFVDRLRTLSGGKPTGFKLCIGHPWEFFGIVKAMLDSGILPDFIVVDGAEGGTGAAPLEFTDHVGTPLQEGLLLVHNTLVGTNLRDKIKIGASGKIVTAFDVARTLAMGADWCNAARGFMFALGCIQAQKCHTDRCPTGVATQDPSRQKALVVPDKAERVHQYHAHTLHALLELTQAAGLQHPADFRAHHIVRRVSGNEVQLLSTLLKYLEPGDLLAGRYRYQLYERYWPMAQAERFDPVAV
- the secF gene encoding protein translocase subunit SecF — translated: MEFFRIRRDIPFMKHALILNALSFLTFIAAVFFLFHKGLHLSVEFTGGTVMEVAYTQAADLPKIRGDVEKLGYADAQVQNFGTSRDVMIRLPLKTGPDGKPIASAVQSQQVMTALNAANPDAKLQRVEFVGPQVGKELATDGLLALLFVVIGIVIYLSIRFEWKFAVAGVIANLHDVVIILGFFAFFQWEFSLSVLAGVLAVLGYSVNESVVIFDRIREAFRKYRKMNTHEVIDHAITSTISRTIITHGSTEMMVVSMLVFGGPTLHYFAVALTIGILFGIYSSVFVAAALCMWLGVKREDLVKSEKKAGGPKEDDPNFGAQV
- a CDS encoding YceI family protein; translation: MKRVVRPRAIALVAAGALSIAAVSVSAIAQVDAAKSSVTATGKQLGVPMDIKFGKFDAAVNYNPANVAASTAKVDIDVTSVDVGSKEYNDELKKKDWFDTAKYPKATFVSSAFKPGAGGKVDVVGKLTIKGITQDVTAPVTFKQEGANQVFEGAFPVKRNAFKVGDGEWKDTSVVSDDVTIKFRVVIAKK
- the purB gene encoding adenylosuccinate lyase produces the protein MSSLSALTALSPIDGRYAAKADPLREWLSEAAFMRNRVKVEVHWLIALSQAGLAEIPRFSAAAEGALLALVENFAEADAARIKEIEAVTNHDVKAVEYWMKERVRGNAELEAASEFIHFACTSEDINNTSHGMMLKGARDTVIVPTLRRVQARLVELAHANADVPMLSRTHGQPASPTTLGKEMANVAARLDRAIRRIEAVELLGKMNGAVGNYNAHLSAYPSLDWEAFSKNVIETRLGLTFNPYTIQIEPHDYMAELFDAVARANTIILDLDRDVWGYISQGYFKQKTKAGEIGSSTMPHKVNPIDFENSEGNVGLANAVLRHLSEKLPVSRWQRDLTDSTVLRNIGVAFGYSLLAYDACLRGLGKLETNPARLAEDLDACWEVLAEPVQTVMRRYGIANPYEQLKELTRGKGISREALREFIGTLAIPEDARKLLLDMTPASYIGKAEELARRIA
- a CDS encoding cytochrome b, with the protein product MSQAAHSNPAMRGAADPGAYTKPAIAMHWIIALLIFAAFGLGLYMTDIPGFTPTKLKLFSYHKWIGITVLILAVLRVLWRLTHPAPGPVPGMPKWQHAAAEAAHVGLYLLILAVPLTGYLLSVAAGVKVVYLGLWELPMPFDKSDALKDIFGMAHEWLNWTMAAIVAVHILAALKHHVVDRDGTLRRMVPFLR
- a CDS encoding glutathione S-transferase → MKLIGSHASPYTRKVRVVLAEKKIDYQFVLEDVWSAATQIHQFNPLGKVPCLVMDDGGALFDSRVIAEYADTLSPVARLIPPSSRERVEVRCWEALADGLLDAALMLRIEHTQRTPEQRSETWLARQSHKIDQALQAMSQGLADKTWCNGNHLTLADIAVGCALAYLDFRQPQIDWRERHANLATFYARMEKRPSFMETQPQ